In Chroogloeocystis siderophila 5.2 s.c.1, a genomic segment contains:
- a CDS encoding glycosyltransferase family 4 protein has protein sequence MKILVLTWEFPPRIVGGIARHVAELYPELVKLGHEIHLMTVEFGQAPLYEVVDGIHVHRVPVAPANDFFHWVVNFNESMGHHGAKLMLEDGPFDIIHAHDWLVGDAAIALKHNFKVPLVATIHATEHGRHNGIHNDIQQYIDGKEKLLAYNAWRVIVCTDYMRREVEGALQTPWNKIDVIYNGIRPEKKRRQDFDAINFRRQFAEDGESIVYYVGRMTYEKGVSVLLNAAPKVLWEMGGRVKFVMIGGGNVDHLKRQAWDLGIWDKCYFTGFMSDEPLDKFQTIADCAVFPSLYEPFGIVALESFAARVPVVVSDTGGLPEVVQHTKTGIVTWTNNPDSLAWGILEVLKNPGYKQWLIDNAYEDLERRFNWYKLAQQTENVYTQVMQERSRVVWL, from the coding sequence CACGTAGCGGAGTTGTATCCAGAACTCGTCAAGCTAGGGCATGAAATTCATTTAATGACAGTAGAATTTGGGCAAGCACCTTTGTACGAAGTTGTAGACGGAATTCACGTACATCGCGTACCTGTAGCACCAGCCAACGACTTTTTTCACTGGGTTGTCAATTTTAACGAAAGTATGGGGCATCACGGCGCAAAGTTGATGCTCGAAGACGGTCCTTTTGATATTATCCACGCACATGACTGGTTAGTGGGAGATGCAGCGATCGCGCTCAAGCATAACTTCAAAGTCCCCCTCGTCGCCACAATTCATGCAACCGAACATGGTCGTCACAACGGTATTCATAACGATATCCAGCAGTATATCGACGGTAAAGAAAAGCTATTAGCTTACAACGCTTGGCGAGTGATTGTGTGTACCGACTATATGCGTCGAGAAGTTGAAGGGGCGCTACAAACTCCCTGGAACAAAATTGATGTTATTTATAACGGTATTCGCCCTGAGAAAAAGCGTCGTCAAGATTTTGATGCGATCAACTTTCGCCGCCAGTTTGCCGAAGATGGTGAAAGTATCGTTTACTATGTAGGACGCATGACTTACGAAAAAGGTGTGTCAGTTTTACTGAATGCGGCTCCCAAAGTGTTGTGGGAAATGGGCGGTCGTGTTAAGTTTGTCATGATTGGTGGTGGTAACGTTGACCACTTAAAGCGCCAAGCGTGGGATTTAGGCATCTGGGATAAGTGCTACTTCACAGGGTTTATGAGTGATGAACCACTCGATAAATTTCAGACGATCGCAGACTGTGCGGTATTTCCCAGCCTGTATGAACCTTTTGGCATTGTCGCCCTTGAAAGCTTTGCCGCACGCGTTCCCGTTGTAGTTTCTGATACAGGTGGTTTACCCGAAGTCGTCCAGCACACCAAAACAGGTATCGTTACTTGGACAAATAATCCAGACTCACTGGCTTGGGGAATTTTGGAAGTCTTAAAAAATCCTGGTTATAAGCAGTGGTTAATTGATAATGCCTACGAAGATTTAGAGCGGCGCTTTAATTGGTATAAACTAGCACAACAAACTGAGAATGTCTACACTCAGGTAATGCAAGAGCGATCACGCGTTGTTTGGCTGTAA
- a CDS encoding alpha/beta hydrolase: MSLRFWLQRLVLFLLVSFSVMLFSTTALAADRVVLKYRIFSESISVKDLSNLAATGEASMLLQANLALAQQDKEVMRRYLSTPIKINPVLLERLLDSPIGSVALDKISQAVHAPSDQDDRQALYSALMNSMRSDGNLSLINIIQNYPTTIVQVEGDKLESAYRQLSEIEGRLRNLRDKLS, translated from the coding sequence ATGAGCCTACGTTTTTGGTTGCAGCGTCTAGTGTTATTTTTATTGGTAAGCTTCAGTGTGATGCTTTTCAGTACCACTGCACTTGCTGCTGATCGGGTTGTTCTTAAGTACCGCATCTTTTCAGAATCAATTTCTGTTAAGGATCTATCTAATTTAGCTGCAACTGGTGAAGCCTCAATGTTACTGCAAGCTAACTTAGCTTTGGCGCAGCAAGATAAAGAAGTTATGCGTCGCTATTTGTCAACTCCCATAAAAATTAACCCAGTTTTGTTAGAACGCTTGCTAGATAGTCCGATTGGGAGCGTTGCACTCGATAAAATAAGTCAAGCGGTTCATGCACCCTCTGATCAAGACGATCGACAAGCTTTGTACTCTGCTTTAATGAATTCTATGCGTTCCGATGGTAATCTTAGTTTGATAAATATAATTCAAAACTATCCAACCACTATAGTACAGGTGGAAGGAGACAAGCTAGAGAGTGCTTACCGTCAACTCAGTGAAATAGAAGGGCGCCTGCGGAACCTCCGAGATAAACTTTCTTAA
- a CDS encoding DUF3891 family protein yields MLHRQESAGLVVITQPTHSWVAGCIARVWGNEQFGLFVPREEVCLGAEQHDIGWVVWETAPTLNTKTGYPYNFMELPTAIHTNIWSGAKHLALPFGRYATLLVSLHGTGLFERFRNWQKTLESSRLVQAYLDQEYAFQEQLIANLEQDSYYAAYATPENIQRNRSLVAIWDTLSLALCMGLDESRHFHHIPTALGETTITLTPVGNDIIKVSPWVFHQDKVTLVYEGRLLEDKFTNEILMRQTLNNAK; encoded by the coding sequence ATGCTACATCGCCAGGAATCAGCCGGACTTGTTGTCATCACTCAACCTACACACTCTTGGGTCGCGGGTTGTATAGCAAGAGTATGGGGAAATGAACAATTCGGCTTATTTGTGCCTAGAGAAGAAGTTTGTCTTGGTGCTGAACAGCATGATATCGGCTGGGTAGTTTGGGAAACTGCACCTACTTTAAATACCAAAACAGGCTACCCCTACAACTTTATGGAATTACCAACAGCAATACATACAAACATTTGGTCAGGTGCAAAACACCTAGCGTTACCATTTGGAAGATATGCAACACTCCTCGTCTCACTGCATGGTACAGGATTATTTGAGCGCTTTCGCAATTGGCAAAAGACTTTAGAATCTTCTCGCTTAGTTCAAGCCTATTTAGACCAAGAATATGCTTTTCAAGAACAGTTAATCGCTAATTTAGAGCAAGATTCGTATTATGCAGCGTATGCAACTCCAGAAAATATTCAACGTAATCGTTCTTTAGTAGCTATCTGGGATACACTTTCGTTAGCGTTGTGTATGGGGCTAGATGAATCAAGGCATTTTCACCACATTCCTACAGCGTTAGGTGAAACTACAATAACTTTAACTCCTGTAGGCAATGACATTATAAAAGTCTCTCCTTGGGTGTTTCATCAAGATAAAGTAACACTTGTTTATGAAGGGCGGCTGCTGGAAGATAAATTTACAAATGAAATCTTAATGCGTCAGACATTAAATAATGCAAAATAG
- a CDS encoding class I SAM-dependent methyltransferase codes for MSSQDTIWERFLAPVVRFFINEKELQQLYESIDWQQEATRFQRADVETPSYYSSQNFHGIKHGYLNPGAAVSYDPITQYVLLPNEKLVRQELIETIQSQPRRILDLGCGTGSTTLMLKQAFPAAEVIGLDLSPYMLVMAERKAQAAHLDIKWCHANAEYTGFPDASFDVVTASLLFHETPPAVAQSILQESFRLLSVGGEVLILDGNQKTLRQLDWLNNVFEEPYIRDFAAKSVDASMVAAGFAAVQTTDLWLIHQVTRGVKPLIHKSGVGESTEEVIPLEGWIPSPA; via the coding sequence ATGTCGAGTCAAGATACCATTTGGGAACGTTTTCTCGCACCTGTTGTGCGTTTCTTTATCAATGAAAAAGAACTACAGCAACTTTACGAGAGTATCGATTGGCAGCAAGAAGCGACAAGATTTCAGCGGGCGGATGTAGAAACACCTTCATACTACAGCAGTCAAAACTTTCACGGTATTAAGCATGGGTATCTCAATCCTGGCGCAGCAGTATCATACGATCCAATTACACAGTACGTGTTATTACCTAATGAAAAACTCGTACGGCAAGAATTAATTGAGACAATTCAAAGTCAGCCCCGCCGAATTCTTGATTTAGGCTGCGGTACAGGATCAACAACATTAATGCTCAAACAGGCGTTTCCTGCGGCTGAGGTGATTGGTTTAGATTTGTCGCCATATATGCTAGTGATGGCGGAACGTAAGGCACAAGCTGCTCATCTAGATATCAAGTGGTGTCATGCTAATGCGGAGTATACAGGTTTTCCTGATGCTAGTTTTGATGTGGTGACGGCTTCTTTATTATTTCACGAAACACCGCCCGCAGTTGCTCAATCTATTTTGCAAGAAAGTTTTCGTTTACTGAGCGTTGGTGGTGAAGTATTAATTTTAGACGGCAATCAAAAAACGCTACGCCAACTTGACTGGCTAAATAACGTATTTGAAGAACCTTACATCCGTGACTTTGCAGCAAAAAGTGTTGATGCAAGTATGGTTGCAGCAGGGTTCGCGGCTGTGCAGACAACAGATTTATGGTTGATTCATCAAGTCACTCGTGGGGTGAAGCCGTTAATACACAAGTCAGGAGTTGGCGAGTCTACCGAGGAAGTCATTCCACTTGAAGGTTGGATACCTTCTCCGGCTTAA
- a CDS encoding HAD family hydrolase, whose protein sequence is MTLKAVLFDFNGVIINDEPIHQQLIDQVLIAENLRPKPGEYRQVCLGRSDRACIRELLQRRGRVVSEDYLTQIIKRKAEAYQQELAKLEKLPTYPGLENLIFQVRSRNLKLAVVSGALRSEVELVLQRLSLAEYFCAIVAGDDITTSKPEPDGYLLAVERLNKIEPSLNLQPAECLAIEDTLAGITAAKRAKIPVVGVANTYPFHMLQRQANWAVDYLSDLDLEYVQQVYTHQNQYVA, encoded by the coding sequence ATGACACTAAAAGCAGTTTTGTTTGATTTCAATGGCGTAATAATTAACGACGAACCAATTCATCAGCAACTAATCGACCAAGTTTTAATTGCCGAAAATTTGCGCCCCAAGCCAGGAGAATACCGCCAAGTTTGTTTAGGGCGCAGCGATCGCGCGTGTATTCGAGAATTATTACAGCGTCGGGGTCGAGTTGTGAGTGAAGACTATCTGACACAAATTATTAAACGCAAAGCCGAAGCGTATCAACAAGAACTAGCAAAACTTGAGAAGTTACCAACTTATCCTGGTTTAGAAAATTTAATTTTTCAAGTGCGATCGCGCAATCTTAAATTAGCAGTAGTCAGTGGTGCATTACGTTCTGAAGTAGAACTCGTGTTACAGCGCCTTAGTTTAGCTGAATACTTTTGTGCGATCGTCGCCGGTGATGATATCACCACGAGTAAACCTGAACCTGATGGTTATCTTCTCGCCGTAGAAAGACTGAACAAGATCGAACCTAGCTTAAACTTACAACCAGCAGAATGCCTTGCGATTGAAGATACCCTAGCTGGAATTACCGCAGCCAAACGCGCCAAAATTCCTGTCGTTGGAGTTGCAAATACTTATCCATTTCATATGCTACAACGCCAAGCTAACTGGGCAGTAGATTACTTGTCTGATTTAGACTTAGAGTACGTACAACAAGTTTATACGCATCAAAATCAATATGTAGCTTAG